Proteins found in one Pontibacter sp. SGAir0037 genomic segment:
- a CDS encoding zinc-binding dehydrogenase, producing MQLQAETLGPPKADEVCVQVRTIGLNFADIFAMQGLYSATPAGSFIPGLEYAGEIIAVGGAVEEWKVGDKVMGVTRFGGYVSHLNSHHRYVIPLPEGWSFEEGAGFLVQGLTAYYALTALGNLQRGMTVLIHSAAGGVGILANRICQKFGAYTIGTVGQAGKVDFLRQQEAYDAVILRDRNFPRTLKEALGDKPLQLIMECIGGKVLEQGWKAMAPMGRMVVYGNASFSSHSSRPDYPSLFWRYLKRPKIDPLRLPAENKSLMGFNLIYLYEQTDMMHQLLQELQDLQLQPPHIGHVYQFEDMQKAIYLFQRGKSVDKVVVQVEQA from the coding sequence CTGCAGCTACAAGCGGAAACGCTGGGGCCGCCAAAGGCAGATGAAGTATGCGTACAGGTGCGCACCATAGGGCTTAACTTTGCTGATATCTTTGCCATGCAGGGCCTCTACAGTGCCACCCCAGCCGGATCGTTTATCCCGGGACTGGAGTATGCCGGGGAAATTATAGCGGTAGGCGGGGCGGTAGAAGAGTGGAAGGTGGGCGATAAGGTGATGGGGGTTACCCGGTTTGGCGGTTATGTGTCGCACCTCAACAGTCACCACCGGTATGTAATTCCGCTGCCTGAAGGCTGGAGTTTTGAAGAGGGAGCCGGTTTCCTGGTGCAGGGGCTCACCGCGTATTATGCGCTTACGGCCCTGGGCAACCTGCAGCGGGGGATGACGGTGCTCATTCACAGTGCGGCCGGAGGTGTAGGAATTCTGGCTAACCGCATCTGTCAGAAGTTTGGCGCTTATACCATTGGCACAGTAGGACAGGCGGGCAAGGTAGATTTTCTGCGGCAACAGGAGGCATACGATGCCGTTATCCTGCGCGACCGGAACTTCCCTCGCACACTGAAAGAGGCTTTGGGAGATAAGCCGCTGCAACTGATCATGGAATGTATTGGTGGCAAGGTGCTGGAGCAGGGGTGGAAAGCAATGGCACCCATGGGACGCATGGTCGTGTACGGCAATGCCAGTTTCAGCAGCCACAGTTCCAGACCGGATTACCCGAGCCTGTTCTGGCGATACCTGAAACGCCCTAAAATAGATCCACTCCGCTTACCTGCCGAAAACAAATCGCTGATGGGTTTTAACCTGATCTACCTGTACGAGCAGACAGATATGATGCACCAACTCCTGCAAGAACTGCAGGACTTACAACTGCAGCCCCCGCACATTGGCCATGTGTATCAGTTCGAAGACATGCAAAAGGCAATCTACCTGTTTCAGCGGGGCAAATCGGTGGACAAGGTAGTCGTGCAGGTAGAGCAGGCGTAA
- a CDS encoding phosphatase PAP2 family protein yields the protein MKKRFTFIVTGLSLCLLVACDKDIVESNAGYQALQPAVTDAQAGNWTPVIVSSAAEFPLPAPQPTTSAAYQQELKELKAMRSSLTEEQQRVINYWKVGSVLRWNEIMRELVAKHNLPPYQNGDNTYPVPSAANPFAYPTFPFSNPPYAARAYAYVSVAQYDALVMAHHFKEVYKRAAPYKVDAAIQPAIPKSELAAYPSEDAVVAGVTLEMMKLLFPADRAYIDRLVEEEKNYRLWSGANVRSDVVAGDSLGRWVARKIIQRAKTDGMGAAGGNAELWTKLEDECKAKGETPWYSLETPKRPPMLPLFGNVKPLLFESAAVASLRPGPPPGATSKKMREELDEVLQYTRNPTREQMRIVNFWADGVGTYTPPGHWNAIATEEFVKKNYSEVRWARNYALLNAALMDAAIMCWNTKYHYFNARPCQLDPRIKTLTGVPNFPAYISGHSTFSGAAATVLSYLVPEKAGEFKLMAQEASNSRLFGGIHYRSDCESGLETGNKVGRYAILRAQTDGAD from the coding sequence ATGAAAAAGCGTTTTACCTTTATTGTTACCGGCTTAAGCCTTTGCCTGCTGGTAGCCTGCGACAAAGATATCGTAGAAAGCAACGCCGGTTATCAGGCACTGCAACCAGCTGTTACCGACGCACAGGCCGGTAACTGGACACCTGTTATCGTTTCATCTGCTGCTGAATTTCCTTTGCCTGCCCCGCAGCCGACCACTTCCGCTGCCTATCAGCAGGAGCTGAAAGAGCTGAAGGCCATGAGATCTTCTTTAACAGAAGAGCAGCAGCGTGTTATAAACTACTGGAAAGTTGGAAGCGTGTTAAGGTGGAATGAAATTATGCGGGAACTGGTGGCAAAGCACAACCTGCCTCCTTACCAGAACGGCGATAACACGTATCCGGTACCAAGTGCTGCCAATCCCTTTGCTTATCCCACGTTTCCGTTTTCTAATCCGCCGTATGCTGCCCGTGCTTATGCCTATGTAAGTGTGGCGCAGTATGATGCCCTGGTGATGGCGCATCATTTTAAGGAAGTATATAAGCGTGCCGCCCCATATAAAGTAGATGCTGCCATTCAACCGGCTATTCCTAAAAGCGAGCTGGCTGCTTACCCTTCCGAAGATGCTGTTGTTGCCGGTGTCACACTGGAAATGATGAAGCTGCTTTTCCCGGCAGACAGAGCTTATATAGACAGGCTGGTGGAGGAGGAAAAGAATTACCGCTTATGGAGTGGTGCCAATGTCAGAAGTGATGTGGTGGCAGGCGATTCTTTAGGCCGGTGGGTAGCCCGCAAAATAATTCAAAGAGCTAAAACAGATGGCATGGGCGCCGCAGGCGGTAACGCAGAACTCTGGACAAAACTGGAAGATGAATGCAAGGCAAAAGGCGAAACTCCCTGGTATTCACTTGAAACACCGAAGCGCCCGCCTATGCTGCCTTTGTTCGGTAACGTAAAACCTTTGTTGTTTGAAAGCGCGGCAGTGGCTTCTTTAAGGCCTGGTCCGCCTCCGGGGGCAACTTCTAAAAAAATGCGGGAAGAACTGGATGAGGTGCTGCAGTATACCCGCAACCCCACCCGTGAGCAAATGCGCATTGTAAACTTCTGGGCCGATGGCGTAGGCACGTATACTCCTCCGGGGCACTGGAATGCCATAGCCACAGAAGAGTTTGTGAAGAAGAATTACAGCGAAGTAAGGTGGGCAAGAAACTATGCGTTGTTGAATGCCGCTTTAATGGATGCTGCAATTATGTGCTGGAACACCAAGTATCATTATTTTAACGCTCGTCCCTGCCAGTTAGATCCCAGGATTAAAACCTTGACAGGCGTACCCAATTTCCCAGCGTATATATCAGGCCATTCTACTTTTAGTGGGGCTGCTGCCACCGTTCTAAGTTACCTGGTGCCCGAAAAAGCAGGGGAATTTAAGCTGATGGCACAGGAAGCATCTAACTCACGTTTGTTCGGAGGTATACACTATCGCTCAGATTGTGAGTCTGGTTTGGAAACAGGTAATAAAGTTGGCCGTTATGCCATACTGCGTGCCCAGACAGATGGCGCAGATTAA
- a CDS encoding TetR/AcrR family transcriptional regulator → MKLDDKEEGIRDEVLCKAQKLFKRFGWAKTTMEDIAKAAGKGKSTLYYYYKSKEEIFDAVVTREMEEVFRITKEEVDKKQTAEEKLRAFSVTKFHILQHKENLCGVVRGDIQANIQHLLELNRRFELREITLVRSILRFGLENGEFGHFKTADTDAVAFAMVCAFRGVEIGLLVENKVIDFESRMDVIHDILMHGLKA, encoded by the coding sequence ATGAAACTAGATGATAAGGAGGAAGGTATCCGGGATGAGGTTCTGTGTAAAGCACAGAAGCTGTTTAAACGTTTTGGATGGGCTAAAACCACAATGGAAGACATAGCCAAAGCTGCAGGCAAGGGCAAAAGCACCCTTTACTACTACTATAAGAGTAAAGAGGAAATCTTTGATGCCGTCGTGACCAGGGAGATGGAAGAAGTCTTCCGGATCACGAAGGAGGAAGTAGACAAGAAGCAAACGGCGGAGGAGAAGCTAAGGGCTTTTTCGGTTACGAAATTTCATATCCTGCAGCATAAGGAAAACCTTTGCGGGGTGGTACGCGGCGATATTCAGGCAAACATCCAGCATCTCCTGGAGCTAAACCGGAGGTTTGAGCTTCGTGAAATAACCCTGGTGCGCAGCATACTGCGGTTCGGTCTGGAAAACGGTGAATTCGGTCATTTTAAAACGGCTGATACCGATGCTGTAGCCTTTGCCATGGTATGTGCTTTCCGGGGAGTGGAAATAGGGTTGCTGGTAGAAAACAAGGTGATCGACTTCGAAAGCAGAATGGATGTTATCCATGATATTCTGATGCATGGTCTGAAAGCTTAG